From the Carassius auratus strain Wakin chromosome 36, ASM336829v1, whole genome shotgun sequence genome, the window AGCCTGGCGATAGCTGTTTCCGTTATTAGTCCTCAAAACCTCCCCCGGGAGATGTTGCTTCTCCTCGTCCGTGTCCATTTTTGCCTTCTTCAGAGGTAGAAAGTCAGGCTCGATCGCCGTCTTACAGTGGCGCTTTCTGGAGTGCCGTTCAGAAGCGCATCTGTTCTCTTTGTCGTCTTCCACAGCGTCTATGGGTTCTTGAGGTTTCATTGCGACCTCCTTAGGAGTTAAAGTCTGAGGAGAGTCTTTAGTTATCTCCATGGGCTCCTCTGTGGCCGCGTCGGGAGCGCAGGGGACGACCTGTTCCTCCTCCGCGTCTCTGAGCAGCTGCGCGGTGTGGTAGATGTCCCGCGCGGCTCTCATGGTCATGGAGAGCAGGAGA encodes:
- the LOC113055375 gene encoding immediate early response gene 2 protein-like, with the protein product MDVEAKRIMALSISKLYSLRTQRGGLRLHRSLLLSMTMRAARDIYHTAQLLRDAEEEQVVPCAPDAATEEPMEITKDSPQTLTPKEVAMKPQEPIDAVEDDKENRCASERHSRKRHCKTAIEPDFLPLKKAKMDTDEEKQHLPGEVLRTNNGNSYRQAESLTAFPANRAIVAY